One window of Candidatus Eisenbacteria bacterium genomic DNA carries:
- a CDS encoding Xaa-Pro aminopeptidase: protein MARVLLLVATLFLACAASPSTPSTPPPKPELFGAGLFSTGAWDFFLSYSPDEQRALFCRANDSFTVFQIYETRRDPGGSWRAPVLPRFAGSWSNADPHITLDGRTVLFISNRPGPGQTGPQPTHDIWYATLDSTGEWGDAVRVPEPISMAGVDEWSPSVAANGNLYFGTERVGGVGANDLWVARRNGAGYDPPENLGDSINTSRGEVEPWIARDESYLIFSGRGRPDGVGGFDLYVSHRRNGKWTKARPIEAVNTKALEFNPSVSPDGKWLYFSSTRPHTGPVGERLDVPRNDSTVVGIGRGTGDIYRMSLRAYLR from the coding sequence ATGGCCCGCGTCCTTCTCCTCGTCGCAACGCTCTTCCTGGCCTGCGCCGCTTCCCCCTCGACACCTTCGACACCCCCGCCCAAACCCGAGCTGTTCGGCGCCGGCCTCTTCTCCACCGGCGCGTGGGACTTCTTCCTCTCCTACTCCCCCGATGAGCAACGCGCCCTCTTCTGCCGCGCCAACGACAGTTTCACGGTCTTTCAGATCTACGAGACGCGACGCGACCCGGGCGGATCCTGGCGCGCGCCAGTCCTTCCCCGATTCGCCGGATCCTGGAGCAACGCGGATCCCCACATCACGCTCGACGGACGCACGGTCCTCTTCATCTCGAATCGGCCGGGACCGGGACAGACGGGACCCCAGCCGACGCACGACATCTGGTACGCGACGCTCGACTCGACCGGTGAATGGGGCGACGCGGTGCGCGTACCCGAGCCGATCAGCATGGCGGGGGTCGACGAGTGGTCCCCGTCCGTGGCGGCGAACGGGAACCTCTACTTCGGCACCGAGCGTGTAGGCGGAGTCGGAGCGAACGACCTCTGGGTCGCGCGACGAAACGGCGCGGGCTACGACCCGCCCGAGAACCTGGGAGATTCGATCAACACGAGCCGAGGCGAGGTGGAGCCCTGGATTGCCCGCGACGAGAGCTATCTCATCTTCAGCGGCAGGGGGCGTCCGGACGGCGTGGGAGGGTTCGATCTCTATGTGAGCCACCGCCGGAACGGGAAGTGGACGAAGGCGCGGCCGATCGAGGCGGTCAACACCAAGGCGCTCGAGTTCAACCCGAGCGTCTCCCCCGATGGGAAGTGGCTCTACTTCAGCAGCACGCGCCCCCACACGGGACCGGTGGGAGAGCGTCTGGACGTGCCGCGGAACGATTCGACGGTCGTCGGAATTGGAAGGGGAACCGGGGACATCTATCGGATGTCGTTGCGCGCGTACCTCCGGTAG